In Flavobacterium praedii, the DNA window AAAACAAGTGGTAAAAGCGGTATTGATTTCTTCAATAATTCCTTTTTTATTACAAACAAAAGACAATCCTGAAGGACATCCAAAAGAGAAAAACAAAGCGACAGCTCAAAAAATTAAAGACGATAGAATTGGCTTTATAGATAATTTTGGCAAACTTTTTTTTGGAGTAAACATTACAAACAACCCAATAAGCACTCCATTACTTGAATATTATAGAATGTTATGTTCATTTGGATCTCCACGAGCTACATTAGAATGTGCAAATTCTTTTTCTACAACAGATTTTAGAGACGAACTGAATACCATAAATGTTCCCACATTAATCATACATGGAAGTGCAGATGAAATTGTTCCAATCGAAATTTCTTCTGATAAAACCGCAAAATTAATAACAGACAATACGTATCTGATTTATAAAGATGCTCCTCATGGATTATTTTACACTGAAAAAGACAAATTAAATAAAGATTTGGTTGCCTTTTTAAAATTATAATTTGAGAAAAGGCTAATTAATTCCAATAAAAAATCCCAAAACATCTTACCGTTTTGGGATTTCCTGTTTATTACAATGATTTCTGAATATTATTCAACGTCGAAAATCAATTATTGATCTATAGGTGGGATTTGAGCTTCGAGTAAATCTTGAGTTTCGAATATCGTTTCAACTCGATTTCAATTCGTCTAAATTCAGTCCATTTTCATGAAATTAGAGTATCAGTAGTCTTATTTTTTTTAAATAAAAATAATTATTTTAAAAATAATCAAAAAAGAGTTTTGTAAAAATAAAAAATAAATTATAATTTTAGAAAGAATCTTAAATATTTAATTATGAGTAATTTACAACAATACCCTCGAGTATTTTCACATATTGGAATTTCTGTTCCCAATATCGAAAAAGCGATTGAATTTTATAAAAATGTGATGGGATGGTACATTATTATGAATGTCACTACAGTAAATGAAGAACAAGAAACTGCAATTGGTCAAATGTGTATTGATGTTTTTGGAACAGGATGGAAAACATTTAAGATTGCACATTTATCTACAGGAGATCGTATTGGAATCGAGTTGTTTGAATTTCCACAAAACATAAAACCACAAGCTGAATTTGAACCATACAAAACTGGTATTTTCCATTTTTGTGTTCAAGACCCCGATGTAGAAGGTCTTGCCAAAAAAATTGTTGAAGCAGGTGGAAAACAAAGAATGCCAATAAGGGAATATTATCCAGGCGAAAAACCGTATCGAATGGTCTATATGGAAGATCCTTTTGGGAATATAATCGAAATTTATTCGCATTCGTATGAACTACATTACGGAGCAGGAGCTTACCAACATGATATCAGTTAGAATCAAATACAATCTTTTCAAAGATTAATTAAAAGATTTCCGAAGAAACATCATGCTGTCATTTTTTAATATTTAACAATTGAATTAAAAGTAATACTTCTATTTTTTTTAAAATAGTCTATTTTATCTGTTGGAGTACAGTCGAGAAACAGTTGTACATATCAAGTACGCTCGATAATACAAAAATAGGATTGAACTATTTTGAATTCATTGGTAAAAAAAATCCCAAAACGTTAATAAAACGTTTTGGGATTCCTGTTTTTAGTCTTACATACTCGGACCATAAAATAAGGACCAGTAAAACTTTTTATTTCACGTCCATCAATTCAACATCGAAAATCAAAGTAGCGTTTGGTGGAATAACGCCACCCGCTCCTGCTGGTCCGTATCCTAAATCAGATGGGATCACAAAACGAGCTTTGTCTCCAACTTTCAATAGTGCAATACCTTCGTCCCAACCTTCAATTACCTGACCTTGACCCAAACGAAATTCGATTGGTTTTTTTCTTGGGTACGAAGAATCAAAAACTTTACCGTTCTCCAATGAACCTTCATAGTGAACTGAAACAGTTTTACCACTTTCTGCTTGTTTTCCTTCACCTCTTTGGATGAATTGGTAACGCAACCCACTTTCTGTTTTTTCAAAACCAGCTGCTAATTGTTCCATTTTCGCTTCAGATTCTGCTTTCAAAGCGGCTAATTTTTTCAAACGAGCTCCTTTTAAACCAACGAAAGCTTCAATAGCATTCCATTTTTGAGCTTCTTCACCAACTCTGATGATTTCAACTGAATCTAATGAATCCCCTTGAGCAATGGCATCTACAACATCTTGTCCTTCTACAACATTACCAAAAACGGTATGTTTGTCATCTAACCAAGGTGTTGCAATATGTGTGATAAAAAATTGAGAACCATTAGAACCTGGACCTGAATTTGCCATAGACAAAACACCTGGTGCGTCATGACGCAAATCTTGATGGAATTCATCATCAAACTTGTAACCTGGATCACCAGTTCCAGTTCCTAGAGGACATCCCCCTTGAATCATAAAATCTGGAATAACTCTGTGAAAGTTTAAACCGTCATAGAATTTTTGACCTTGAGGTTTAATTTTGTTTTCCATATTCCCTTCGGCAAGAGCAACAAAGTTACCAACTGTTCCAGGAGTTAAATCGTGTGTTAGTTTTACCAAAATCGCCCCTTTTGCGGTGTTGAATTTAGCGTATATTCCGTTTTCCATTGTGTATATTTTTTATTGAGGTGCAAATTTACGAATAAAATTATAGAATGAGAAAATTTGAGGATT includes these proteins:
- a CDS encoding alpha/beta fold hydrolase yields the protein MENIQIKPDEFIKESNAAILTLNTDKYIETAPNVKLYLKDYGEGKPVILIHGWPLSNEMWEYQIASLVENNFRVIAYDRRGFGKSSQPWDSYNYDTLTDDLQSIIEQLELKEVTLVGFSMGGGEVVRYFSRYAGKQVVKAVLISSIIPFLLQTKDNPEGHPKEKNKATAQKIKDDRIGFIDNFGKLFFGVNITNNPISTPLLEYYRMLCSFGSPRATLECANSFSTTDFRDELNTINVPTLIIHGSADEIVPIEISSDKTAKLITDNTYLIYKDAPHGLFYTEKDKLNKDLVAFLKL
- a CDS encoding lactoylglutathione lyase family protein, producing MSNLQQYPRVFSHIGISVPNIEKAIEFYKNVMGWYIIMNVTTVNEEQETAIGQMCIDVFGTGWKTFKIAHLSTGDRIGIELFEFPQNIKPQAEFEPYKTGIFHFCVQDPDVEGLAKKIVEAGGKQRMPIREYYPGEKPYRMVYMEDPFGNIIEIYSHSYELHYGAGAYQHDIS
- a CDS encoding peptidylprolyl isomerase — encoded protein: MENGIYAKFNTAKGAILVKLTHDLTPGTVGNFVALAEGNMENKIKPQGQKFYDGLNFHRVIPDFMIQGGCPLGTGTGDPGYKFDDEFHQDLRHDAPGVLSMANSGPGSNGSQFFITHIATPWLDDKHTVFGNVVEGQDVVDAIAQGDSLDSVEIIRVGEEAQKWNAIEAFVGLKGARLKKLAALKAESEAKMEQLAAGFEKTESGLRYQFIQRGEGKQAESGKTVSVHYEGSLENGKVFDSSYPRKKPIEFRLGQGQVIEGWDEGIALLKVGDKARFVIPSDLGYGPAGAGGVIPPNATLIFDVELMDVK